The stretch of DNA TCGCGGGCTCCGGAGTCCTCGGCCCGATTCTGGGTGGCATCTTAACAGAATACGCGAGCTGGCGATGGGTCTTCTGGATAAAgtgagggcggcggggactCCCTCCCCATACAAAGTGCGCGAGGGGACTGACGTACCATGTCTAGCGGGCCGGTTGGAACTGTTTCTCTCATCATTCTTCTCGCAGCCTGGCCGCAGACTCACCGGCTATCATTGCGAGAAGGCGCTTCATGGAAAAACTTCGACTATGCTGGTTCATTCTTGATAATTACTGCCTCTGTACTGGTTGTCTTCGCCTTCCAGAATATGGGAGAGACTGAGAACCCGAGCTGGGCCAGTGCTGTCTTTATCGGTCCCCTTGTAGGCGGCGGAacaggctggctggcactGATTGTTTGGGAGGTTTTTGCTACGAGGAGAATGCATCGTGGCTTTTCTCCAGCTTTCCCAGTCGATCTCTTCAGAAACAGGACCtacgcggcggccgcagtGTCAACAATGTTCCTCGGTTATCCCTATCTACTGTTGATGTATACATTTCCTCTAAAAGCCCATATAGTGAGTGGTAAGAGTGCGCTACTTTCGAGTATGACGCTACTCCCCATGCTGGGGGCGTCTGCGGTTGGAAGCGTCATTAGTGGCAAGGTGAACACAGCAAGGAACGCGCAGTGTGAGACCATACTGGCCGGGGCTTGCTTCATGACCTTGGGCTGCGGACTTTTAACGGGTGTTGCGGGAGCaaaggacgacgagaaggCCCTTGGATTTCTCACGTTTGCTGGGTTTGGCTTCGGATTGTCGACCGCTGCAGCAACTATTCTCGTGGCGGTGGAAGCGCCCCAGAGGGACCACGGTGTGTCAGGATTCCAGAGCCAGCTAGCTGCCACATGGTGCAGATCACTTGCTAACTAGTACAtgcagccgcagctcaaGGCATCTTGGCCCAGCTGCGCGTCCTTGGAGGTAGCTTGGGTATATCCACATCGACGGTCCTGGTGCGTGGGGAGGCAGCCAAACCCTATGCTCCGACCCTCTCCCAGGGGTCCCAGGATGCGGAACGTTTGAAAGACGGCTGGAACGAGACACTTTTACGGTTGGAAACTGTTCATGAGGCATACGATGAGGCGTTTCGCAAGGGCATGGTATGCGCGGCCGCGATATCTGGAGCCGCCATCCTCGTGGCGCTGGCAGGCTATCGAAAACGCGCGACAGGGAGCCAATCTCAGCGGGATGCAATGGTCGAAGATGAAGGCAGTGTTGTAATACCGGGCAATCCGACGGATCAGACTAGGGCCGGAGCAGTGTAGTGGCAAGGAACTTGGCGATGGGCCCGTGACAACAAGTTGGCCCTCCTGCAACCTGTGGGCCTCATTGCGGTTGATGAGTCGACTTTGGGGGGCATTCAAAGTCCCATTACGGACCCAGGCCTGGTCCAAGAGAGAAGCAGTGGAGAGGTATGGGCATTGGGTTTATAGTTTGACATTGACGCACTGTATAAAGCATGGCACAGAAGATTTTGGAGGCTCTGGATGGCGGCATAAGATTGTATTTGGGTTGCCTCGATTTTATTTTTAGTTGACGGGCAGCGCGAGGCACACGGCCCCCAAAGAGCGAGCTGGACCCGAGTCAATAGGTCCATCTATGATGTATTGCGACTATGACGTGCGCTCAAATCACGGCACCGGTCTGCATCGTGGTGCTGCGGACCAAGTAAAGTAGCGCACGTCTCGACGGCGCAAAGTGTAATTTGGCAGTGGCGGGACACGAGAGAAATGGCAAAGCAAAATTGAAGCGCCGGTCTCGGCTTGTATATACATATTCCCCTGGTCATGGCGTCTGTCACTCCTCTCTGATACCTCGTCTTTCCATAGACGGGTCTCTCTCCTGAATTGACgtctgacgacggcgactgcCATCACCAAACGCCGATCTTCAACAGCAAAGACTCGAATCCAAGGCGACGTCAACAGTCAATCAACGACAAAGGGATAAAAAACCAAACCCAACGCAAGGGGGAAGAGAAGAGGCCATGGTGCGATTGGTCAACATGGCAGCAGTGGCGGTCGCGGcgactggctggccgtgggcgcaGGCGGCACCAGAGGAGCCTGCGAGTGCCAACAAGCAGACGCGagcgaggcagcagcagatggagGCAACACCGAGGCTCGCATCGCAGGCCGAGCAGAGCAACACCACGGGGCCGACAGAGGGCAACTGCGCGGCCTTGCTGGCGGCACGAgacaaggcggccaagctgTTCACCAGGACGCTCAACAAGGGAGAGTACTACGAGCGCGACTTCATGTGGATGCGGTGTCGCTACCAGATGGAAAACAACCTGTTCGACTTCGGGGGCAGCTGGCCAGGCCCTGATGGCCGTGATCTCTTCGCTTTCCTCGAGGAGAagaccgacggcgacgtgcgcGAACTCGCCTTCGACTACGTCAACGCCCGCAACGCCGAATGGGGCAGCtggggcggctggggcgatGCCACGGCCATGTTGCAGTTGTGGGGAGGGGTGAGCAGCTCCGCGTCCGTTGAGCATTTGAACATATTGGTCGCCTTCATGATCCAGTTTGGCCAGCTTGTCGCCGAGCGAGAACGGCGCACCTTTTACGTCGTCGGCTGTCCCGCCGGCGCACCCAATGGCACGTATTTCCGGGGCTGGGGCGTCGAGAAGAAAGGCATAGCCAGCTATTTCACCGGGGGGGCCGACAATCACTGGTCCACGGGCGGCAACTGAGGTTGATGATAAACTGACTGTGACTGGACCGCCACGGTGACACGCAGGCAAGTGAAGAAAGTCCGTGTTGGGTCGGTCTGTCTGGTGGACAAACAGGGCATCCGAGTTTTTGCTAGTATTCTGGTTTGGATGGGTGGAAAACAATACGTCGttctggggggggggggggggggggaagaatAAGAATAAGAAAATGTTTTTAAGAAAATAAGAAAGTAAATTGCATGATTGACGTGACCAACAACACCCAGCaagggcgcgcgccgccagcagagcGGGTTCGGCATGCGGGCTTGATTTCGCCCGGCCAGTCGACCGATTGATAACCAGtagtagtacgaagtactccGTACTCCACTAATAACCAACTCGAGCAACACGCGGGGAATCAGTCAACCAACCCGCAATCAATACACACACCAAAAGCTCGCCATCTAGCCAAGCCAAGGTGTCACGACCACCCCTGACACTCCAACTCGAATTGCCTCCGCCCGACCTCGAGAGAGCGCGAACCCCTCCCGCCTCGGCTTTCGTTGCTGGACCGTCCGCCCGCGCATTGAGGCTTGATGcgtgtcatcgtcgcccgtTTCGCTCCccgctgccccccctccaagccgcagcagcagcagcatcttccgcacctccacctcctcctccgccgccgcatcgctTCCTCGGCTCTAGTACTagaaccaccaccaccaccgccgccagcacgtcGTGGtctccccgcgccgcccctcatcgccggccgctTCGCCAGaaccaccgtcgccgtcgacgcatCATCCCGCTCTCGCCTCCCGCCAGCCAGGACAATCATGACCTCGGCAGCGTCCCAGCGCCTTGCCGGCAAGACCATCCTCATCaccggcgcgtcgtcgggcatTGGCCGCTCTACCGCTCTGGAGTTTGCTCGCACAAGCCCCAACGATTTGCGCCTCGTGctcaccgcccgccgcgttgATGCGCTCCGCGACCTCGCAGACCAGATCCGCAACGAGGTCGGCCAAGGCGTCAAGGTCCTTCCCGTCAAACTCGACGTCAGCAATGCCGACGAGATCCGCGGCTTTGTTGCCTGTCTGCCCGAAGAGTGGAGGGACAtccacgtcctcgtcaacAACGCGTGAGTCGAacccctcctctccctttTCGTATTCCAtccgtcatcaccgccgtAGGCAGACTCTTGTTGATGGACAATTTCCCTTAAGTGGCCTTGTAAAGGGCGTGGCGCGGGCCCCGGATATTGATGAGCAAGACATGGACGTCGTCTTCTCCACCAACGTGACCGGCCTCATCAACATGACCCAGGCCATCCTCCCCATCTTCCAGGGCCGACCAGGCGGCGGTCAAGGAGACATCATCAACGTCGGCTCTATTGCTGGTATGAGCAccctcgctgctggccctcaCTGGTCTATGCTGACTGCCTAGGCCGAGAGGCGTACCCCGGGGGCTCAATCTACTGCGCAAGCAAGGCCGCGGTTCGCAGCTTCACTGATACCCTAAGGaaggagctcatcgccaCCAGAATCAGGGTCATTGAGATCGACCCCGGTCAAGTCGAGACTGTGAGTCCCAACGCCAACACTGTGCCCGACTTGCTGTCATGCGTCGGGCTTGCGCTGACGCCCCTCTCCCGCTCAGGAATTCTCTCTCGTCAGATTCTACGGTGACAAGGCAAAGGCCGATGCCGTGTACGCGTAAGTCATTCAACCATGGCCCCTTTTGCTTGAGACGCACCACATGTACGCCCACCTGTGCGCTCGGCTGACCCTACATCTTTGCCAGTGGCGTCGAACCTCTTACTCCCGATGACAttgccgaggccatcgtctTCACTGCCACCAGACGGGAGAACGTGGTCATTGCCGACACTCTCATTTATCCCAACCACCAGGTCAGTGTGTCTCGGCGCTCCCTCCCGGCCCTCTTGAAAATACACTCATCAATCCCGTTTGCTCACTTGCCACACAAATAGGCATCTGCGCTCATCATGCACCGCAAAAACGTTTGAGTTACTTTCAATGCGCTTTCAGTGGCTATCTTTATATAGATGTAGAGATCATTCGTAATTTGCAGGTACAAATTTGAGGCACCACCCCACGTCCGCCACGATGGCCCTTTACTGTTCAGAACCGCGCAGGTACTTGCTTCGTCATTTCCTGCCTCGCCATGCAACGCTATACGTCTTCTGCAGATAGAAAAATTCATACACAGTCATGTTCGACGAGTTCTCTTGCCCCTATCCCACCGGCGCAAGCGCCGCAACCATAAGGGTTTGGGAGAGGGGCCTTCTCGGGTCGATGAAATTTTATCTACCAACGTTCCGTTAAGAATCCATTCTAGGTTGAATCGGACCCTTGCCGTCGCAAGCGACAGCACCGCTGGGATCAGAATGATAAAGAGACGGTGGTAATGGGCATGAGTCACGTCACGGGAATCGAGGATACACTATCCCGCCATGCACCAATTCACCAACAGAGGGATGGAAGACCTACGCTGCCGCAGTGCACCGTGCCGTTCGTCATTGCCTTCTAGTTGTAGGCTTTCATCAACCCAGGAAGGGGCAGATAAACAACTTCCAGGTCCCTTACCAAAATTCATCCTAAACGCCACGCTTGCCGGGAAGGGAGAAAAGCAAACGGTGCAACACAGGATTCCCGATATGTGgctctgcgcgcgcgcactaGCCCGGGAAGGAGACCACATGCCCCCAGGCCAACTCAGCTTAGTCTCCCGTGTGCTGGAACAGTGGGGATATAGACTCGCCATAGTGGTTGCGGCGGATGGCCTCAGCCAAGAGAAAAGAAAGGTCAAGAATCACCAGCTTGCTGATGTTCTTCGCCTTGTCCTGGTTGATGGGGAAGCtgttggtgacgacgatggtgtcGATGCACTCGCATGCCTGCAATTGCTCCAGGCAGTCCCCTCCAAAGACGCCATGGGTCGCAATGCAATACACCTTCTTCGCCAGTCCCTTCTTGACAAcagtctcggcggcggcaatccAAGAACCATGCTTATCGATCATATCGTCGACTATAAAGACTGTCCGGTTTCGCACATCGCCCACGAGAGTGATCATGTGCTCTGCCTTTGGATTCTGGAAGGCgttgtcctcctcgtcagAGCTGGTAGCTGGGTCTCCACCTCCCCCTAGCGACTGCCGCTCGGGTACGAAGAATGACGAGGCATGGGACATGGCCATggggtcgtcgtctgggATGCTATTGTCTGTCGCCGACCTTGCGGGAGATGGAAAATCATCTTCGACAATGCGACCTTGCACAAGCCGACCATGGATGACTTCTTGTGCTCGACGGTCATCATAGTCCTGATCGCTTGGTGCAGGCACCTCAAGAGAttgccgtggcggcgtcgcatcCGTCTTACACGCGGCTGAAGATTTGCTTGACGTCTTAGAGGGTtcctcggcgcgcctcgTTGGCGAGCCGGTGGGATCCGCAATGGTCCTTGTCTTCCGCGGCGGACTCTCTTGTCGACTGACATTCCGTGCCTCCGCCACATTGCTCGAGTCGATTGCGGCGTTATCCATGGATTGCTCAAGTACGGGTTTCCGCTCAACAGCATCCAGGTGACTCATGATCATGCTTGCAGTCATGTTTGTCCCCCGCTTTCGATCTGTTGTGACCATGCCGAAGTTGAGTTTGAGAGCGTCAGCAAGCGAGGTCACTCGCTTGGTGCCACCTGCATTTTTAGACACCACCACGGCCTCCCGCCAGTTAACGACGTTACGTCGGATCCACTGGGCAATTATGGGCTCGGCGTGCAGGTTGTCCACGGGACATTTGAAAAAGCCCTGCATTTGTGACGCGTGAAGGTCGACCGTGATGACATGCTTCACACCGGCAACACCCAAAAGATTGGCGAGCATGCGCGCAGTGATGGCACCCCTGTGAGACTTCTTCTTTGACTGGCGGCTGTAGGGAAAATACGGCAGAACGGCTAGCAGAAATGTGAGCCATGTGGACGCGGTAGATGGAAAGAGGTACGGAGAGGTGTGTAGCCGCGGGTTGGGAGACGACTAACCTGTTACTTTGTTTGCCGAGCCGCCCTTGCATGCAGATATCATGATAAGCAGTTCCATGATGGAGTCGTTGATCCGAGGGCTGCCTGACTGGACGACGAAGACATCTTTTTCACGAACACTAGTCAAGATCCTGACGCTGGTCTCGCCCTTCGTGCCGTCGGGTTAGCAAGATCCAAACCCAACATAGCCTGAGACAAAGTCCTTCAGCTTCGCGGGAGGGGGCGAACGAAGCTTAGTGGGATGCTCACATTGGAGAATTGAGTCAACTCCGCGTCAGCAGGTGTCATGCCCAGGTTCTCACAGATCTGTCCCGTGAGAACCGGGCACGAATTGCCGGCAAATATGAGCGTGTTGCGCAtcgtgcccgtgcccgtgcctTGCAGCGCGCAACAAGCTCGTGGgagagagatggaggagAATGGCGGGGAGGTTGGGGTAGTGCGAGACGGCGAAGGAGGCagccttttttttctcggTTCAGATATGCGTGGGATCAGTTAATCAGGGTGATGTATACAGTGCGTATCTATGGTCTGCACAGTTCGCACGACCAGCTTGGCAGTGCATCCACCCACTCGTCTTTGGGCTCCGTGGCGCGTGAAATACACAGTGTGCCGGGTACAGTGAGTGTGGATCTGTGCGAAGTACAATTTGCTTCTTGCTAGCAACCTTCAACTTTGTTGGGAGGGAGACAAGGTTGGAGGAATTTAGACACTGCGGCATCTCTCGTCGCCCTGTCCCAGGTACCGAGGCATCAAGAGGCTTCTCATGGACCGGAAACACGGCAAGAGCTGGTCCTAGGCTCTGCAACCGAATCAATAACGGCTCTCAACGCCTCAACAATCGCTCTTTGAGcgcggcgtcatgggcatcCCCCATCTCGCGGCTACCCTGGAGCCATACGGCGTTGTCCGCCCTCTTCGAGAtgaggccgtcgtcatcgacgggcCTGCTCTAGCGTATCATATA from Purpureocillium takamizusanense chromosome 6, complete sequence encodes:
- a CDS encoding uncharacterized protein (TransMembrane:14 (i37-65o77-94i106-124o130-151i163-181o193-212i232-249o261-286i307-329o341-363i375-396o402-426i438-459o502-525i)~EggNog:ENOG503NW96~COG:U): MTPRRQPELPQDGRPVPRVSNSSTAAIKSASVPRWRFWLLSTGVCLGLFLSMTDSTIIATSLFVIARDFRSFDSVNWVALAYTLSYLGCAVTFAQFSDVIGRRNAFVAAHLLFLVFSMACGFSKSLFMLIAFRALQGIGGSGLYALSMVVLPELCPRELQQHIGSLIGLVIAGSGVLGPILGGILTEYASWRWVFWINGPVGTVSLIILLAAWPQTHRLSLREGASWKNFDYAGSFLIITASVLVVFAFQNMGETENPSWASAVFIGPLVGGGTGWLALIVWEVFATRRMHRGFSPAFPVDLFRNRTYAAAAVSTMFLGYPYLLLMYTFPLKAHIVSGKSALLSSMTLLPMLGASAVGSVISGKVNTARNAQCETILAGACFMTLGCGLLTGVAGAKDDEKALGFLTFAGFGFGLSTAAATILVAVEAPQRDHAAAQGILAQLRVLGGSLGISTSTVLVRGEAAKPYAPTLSQGSQDAERLKDGWNETLLRLETVHEAYDEAFRKGMVCAAAISGAAILVALAGYRKRATGSQSQRDAMVEDEGSVVIPGNPTDQTRAGAV
- a CDS encoding uncharacterized protein (EggNog:ENOG503NW96~COG:U~TransMembrane:13 (o26-43i55-73o79-100i112-130o142-161i181-198o210-235i256-278o290-312i324-345o351-375i387-408o451-474i)), yielding MTDSTIIATSLFVIARDFRSFDSVNWVALAYTLSYLGCAVTFAQFSDVIGRRNAFVAAHLLFLVFSMACGFSKSLFMLIAFRALQGIGGSGLYALSMVVLPELCPRELQQHIGSLIGLVIAGSGVLGPILGGILTEYASWRWVFWINGPVGTVSLIILLAAWPQTHRLSLREGASWKNFDYAGSFLIITASVLVVFAFQNMGETENPSWASAVFIGPLVGGGTGWLALIVWEVFATRRMHRGFSPAFPVDLFRNRTYAAAAVSTMFLGYPYLLLMYTFPLKAHIVSGKSALLSSMTLLPMLGASAVGSVISGKVNTARNAQCETILAGACFMTLGCGLLTGVAGAKDDEKALGFLTFAGFGFGLSTAAATILVAVEAPQRDHAAAQGILAQLRVLGGSLGISTSTVLVRGEAAKPYAPTLSQGSQDAERLKDGWNETLLRLETVHEAYDEAFRKGMVCAAAISGAAILVALAGYRKRATGSQSQRDAMVEDEGSVVIPGNPTDQTRAGAV
- the PRS1 gene encoding Ribose-phosphate diphosphokinase (EggNog:ENOG503NVTN~COG:E~COG:F) is translated as MRNTLIFAGNSCPVLTGQICENLGMTPADAELTQFSNGETSVRILTSVREKDVFVVQSGSPRINDSIMELLIMISACKGGSANKVTAVLPYFPYSRQSKKKSHRGAITARMLANLLGVAGVKHVITVDLHASQMQGFFKCPVDNLHAEPIIAQWIRRNVVNWREAVVVSKNAGGTKRVTSLADALKLNFGMVTTDRKRGTNMTASMIMSHLDAVERKPVLEQSMDNAAIDSSNVAEARNVSRQESPPRKTRTIADPTGSPTRRAEEPSKTSSKSSAACKTDATPPRQSLEVPAPSDQDYDDRRAQEVIHGRLVQGRIVEDDFPSPARSATDNSIPDDDPMAMSHASSFFVPERQSLGGGGDPATSSDEEDNAFQNPKAEHMITLVGDVRNRTVFIVDDMIDKHGSWIAAAETVVKKGLAKKVYCIATHGVFGGDCLEQLQACECIDTIVVTNSFPINQDKAKNISKLVILDLSFLLAEAIRRNHYGESISPLFQHTGD
- a CDS encoding 3-hydroxy acid dehydrogenase (EggNog:ENOG503NW2S~COG:Q); the protein is MRVIVARFAPRCPPSKPQQQQHLPHLHLLLRRRIASSALVLEPPPPPPPARRGLPAPPLIAGRFARTTVAVDASSRSRLPPARTIMTSAASQRLAGKTILITGASSGIGRSTALEFARTSPNDLRLVLTARRVDALRDLADQIRNEVGQGVKVLPVKLDVSNADEIRGFVACLPEEWRDIHVLVNNAGLVKGVARAPDIDEQDMDVVFSTNVTGLINMTQAILPIFQGRPGGGQGDIINVGSIAGREAYPGGSIYCASKAAVRSFTDTLRKELIATRIRVIEIDPGQVETEFSLVRFYGDKAKADAVYAGVEPLTPDDIAEAIVFTATRRENVVIADTLIYPNHQASALIMHRKNV